In Micromonospora purpureochromogenes, a single window of DNA contains:
- a CDS encoding zinc-dependent alcohol dehydrogenase: MRALCWEGVGKLAVRDVPEPRVRAEGDIIVKVRASSVCGSDLHLINGFLPAMREGDILGHEFMGEVVETGPGVRRLRVGDRVVVGSVVACGGCWYCRTEQFSLCDNSNPQPVVPEKLWGHSPAGILGYSHAAGGYAGSHAEYIRVPFGDIGAFKVPDGVPDDAVVFASDALPTGWMAADFCNLAGGEVVAVWGAGGVGQMAARAAQLLGAGRVIVIDRLPERLATAADRLGVETINYAETDVLEALREMTAGRGPDACIEAVGMEAHDVGPAYAYDKAKQSARLSTDRPTSVRQAIMACRKGGTVSIVGVYGGLVDKFPLGAAMNKALVLRMGQMHAQRYIPMLLDRLAAGEIDPGYLATHPMSLEEGVRGYEIFQKKQDACLRSVLHPAAV, translated from the coding sequence GTGAGGGCGCTGTGCTGGGAAGGGGTCGGCAAGCTGGCGGTCCGGGACGTGCCCGAGCCACGCGTCCGCGCCGAGGGGGACATCATCGTCAAGGTCCGGGCCAGCAGCGTCTGCGGCTCCGACCTGCACCTGATCAACGGCTTCCTGCCGGCCATGCGGGAGGGCGACATCCTCGGCCACGAGTTCATGGGCGAGGTGGTGGAGACCGGGCCGGGCGTGCGCCGGCTGCGCGTCGGCGACCGGGTGGTGGTCGGCTCGGTGGTGGCCTGCGGCGGCTGCTGGTACTGCCGCACCGAGCAGTTCTCGCTCTGCGACAACTCCAACCCGCAGCCGGTGGTGCCGGAGAAGCTGTGGGGCCACTCGCCGGCCGGCATCCTCGGCTACTCGCACGCCGCCGGCGGCTACGCCGGCAGCCACGCCGAGTACATCCGGGTGCCGTTCGGTGACATCGGCGCGTTCAAGGTCCCCGACGGGGTGCCCGACGACGCCGTGGTCTTCGCCTCCGACGCCCTGCCCACCGGCTGGATGGCGGCCGACTTCTGCAATCTCGCCGGCGGCGAGGTGGTGGCGGTCTGGGGCGCCGGCGGGGTGGGCCAGATGGCCGCCCGCGCCGCCCAGTTGCTCGGCGCCGGGCGGGTCATCGTCATCGACCGGCTGCCGGAGCGGCTCGCCACGGCCGCCGACCGGCTCGGGGTGGAGACGATCAACTACGCCGAGACCGACGTGCTGGAGGCGCTGCGGGAGATGACCGCCGGCCGGGGCCCGGACGCCTGCATCGAGGCGGTCGGCATGGAGGCGCACGACGTCGGCCCGGCGTACGCCTACGACAAGGCCAAGCAGAGCGCCCGGCTGAGCACCGACCGGCCCACCTCCGTCCGCCAGGCGATCATGGCCTGCCGCAAGGGCGGCACGGTGAGCATCGTCGGCGTCTACGGCGGGCTGGTCGACAAGTTCCCCCTCGGCGCGGCGATGAACAAGGCCCTCGTGCTGCGGATGGGGCAGATGCACGCCCAGCGCTACATCCCGATGCTGCTGGACCGCCTCGCCGCCGGCGAGATCGACCCCGGCTACCTGGCCACCCACCCGATGTCGCTGGAGGAGGGCGTGCGCGGCTACGAGATCTTCCAGAAGAAGCAGGACGCCTGCCTGCGCAGCGTCCTGCACCCGGCGGCGGTCTGA
- a CDS encoding glycosyltransferase produces the protein MRAPVRRRPVPSATVAAAEPSAGAAGPVPPHPADPPAVRAPQRGVRPDRLPVEYVLPLRWSDDAGLAELTGYLRSIAALVDVTVVDGSPPEVFARHAAAWRGILRHVTPDPAVRGVNGKVRGVLTGVAMARHEHVVIADDDVRYDEPGLRAVHRLLDTADLVRPQNYFDPLPWHAWWDSGRTLLNRALGADYPGTLAVRRSTFHAMGGYDPDVLFENLELIRTVRAYGGTEAAPAGLYVRRLPPTAAHFRGQRVRQAYDDLAQPVRLLTSLAVLPGVLVALAARRPGALLVAGAATVALAERGRRRAGGAAVFPPSTALAAPLWLLERGTCAWLALARRVLRGGVRYADGRVRRAAHFEHTLRRRLTAR, from the coding sequence GTGAGGGCCCCGGTCCGGCGCCGGCCGGTCCCCAGCGCGACGGTGGCCGCCGCCGAGCCGTCGGCCGGTGCCGCCGGTCCGGTCCCGCCCCACCCGGCGGACCCGCCGGCGGTCCGCGCGCCGCAGCGCGGCGTCCGCCCCGATCGGCTCCCCGTCGAGTACGTCCTGCCGCTGCGCTGGTCCGACGACGCCGGCCTGGCCGAGCTGACCGGGTACCTGCGGTCGATCGCCGCACTGGTCGACGTGACCGTGGTGGACGGCTCCCCGCCGGAGGTCTTCGCCCGGCACGCCGCCGCGTGGCGCGGCATCCTCCGGCACGTCACCCCCGACCCGGCGGTACGCGGAGTCAACGGCAAGGTCCGCGGCGTGCTCACCGGCGTCGCGATGGCCCGGCACGAGCACGTGGTGATCGCCGACGACGACGTCCGGTACGACGAGCCGGGGCTGCGCGCCGTGCACCGGCTGCTCGACACCGCCGACCTGGTCCGGCCGCAGAACTACTTCGACCCGCTGCCCTGGCACGCCTGGTGGGACTCCGGTCGGACCCTGCTCAACCGGGCGCTCGGCGCCGACTACCCGGGCACCCTGGCGGTGCGCCGGAGCACCTTCCACGCCATGGGGGGCTACGACCCGGACGTGCTCTTCGAGAACCTGGAGCTGATCCGCACGGTGCGGGCGTACGGCGGGACCGAGGCGGCGCCGGCCGGGCTCTACGTACGCCGGCTGCCACCGACCGCGGCGCACTTCCGGGGCCAGCGGGTCCGCCAGGCGTACGACGACCTGGCCCAGCCGGTGCGGCTGCTGACCTCGCTGGCGGTGCTGCCCGGCGTGCTGGTCGCGCTGGCCGCTCGACGGCCCGGTGCGCTGCTCGTGGCGGGCGCCGCGACGGTCGCCCTGGCCGAGCGGGGCCGACGGCGGGCCGGTGGCGCCGCGGTCTTCCCGCCGAGCACCGCGCTGGCCGCCCCGCTGTGGCTGCTGGAACGCGGCACCTGTGCCTGGCTCGCCCTGGCCCGGCGGGTCCTGCGCGGCGGCGTCCGCTACGCCGATGGCCGGGTACGCCGCGCCGCCCACTTCGAACACACCCTCCGCCGCCGCCTCACCGCGCGCTGA
- a CDS encoding HPP family protein produces MPAEIDETPSRPAARAFVGSAVALVVAGTVALLTRQPWLFPSLWPAIMLHVEQPRKPESSPRNTLIGHLVALLAGYVMLVVTGLTDHPPALQEGVSGARIVAAAGSLALTAGVLVLLRAAHPPAGATTLIVSLGLLRTPTQLVIAFAAVVLVTVVDLLFNRSTGRQMPLWSAPKEG; encoded by the coding sequence ATGCCTGCCGAGATCGATGAGACGCCGTCCCGGCCCGCCGCGCGAGCCTTCGTCGGTAGCGCGGTCGCCCTGGTGGTGGCCGGTACGGTCGCGCTGCTGACCCGGCAGCCGTGGCTCTTCCCGAGCCTCTGGCCGGCGATCATGCTGCACGTCGAGCAGCCCCGCAAGCCCGAGTCGTCGCCCCGCAACACCCTGATCGGGCACCTCGTGGCCCTGCTCGCCGGGTACGTCATGCTCGTGGTCACCGGCCTGACCGACCACCCGCCGGCGCTGCAGGAGGGGGTGTCCGGGGCGCGGATCGTCGCCGCCGCCGGCTCGCTCGCCCTCACCGCCGGGGTGCTGGTGCTGTTGCGGGCGGCGCATCCGCCGGCGGGCGCCACCACCCTGATCGTGAGCCTGGGCCTGCTGCGCACCCCGACCCAGCTGGTCATCGCATTCGCCGCCGTGGTCCTGGTCACCGTGGTGGACCTGCTGTTCAACCGGTCCACCGGCCGGCAGATGCCGCTGTGGTCCGCACCGAAGGAGGGATGA
- a CDS encoding SRPBCC family protein has protein sequence MTSNGTRWALLGATTATAVGVGRLVARRRRRHQPDRQGGWYVVRRGITVDRPMDAVIGFWTDRERLDRALAEWATLEQLDENRWHCVARDPAGGGTEWRAEIAVDGPGRLSWRVTDGPVPQQGHVDLTPAPQDRGTEIRAELRYRAGGPLGRLLGLARGDEPDLALRDALRRIKSLIEAGQVIDTRHDPSGRSAAQEAATDQVRERLTTGGRA, from the coding sequence ATGACCAGCAACGGAACGAGGTGGGCGCTGCTCGGGGCCACCACGGCGACCGCCGTCGGGGTCGGCCGGCTGGTGGCCCGGCGGCGCCGCCGGCACCAGCCGGACCGGCAGGGCGGCTGGTACGTGGTGCGCCGGGGGATCACCGTGGACCGGCCGATGGACGCCGTCATCGGCTTCTGGACCGACCGGGAACGGCTGGACCGGGCCCTGGCCGAGTGGGCCACCCTCGAACAGCTCGACGAGAACCGGTGGCACTGCGTCGCCCGCGACCCCGCCGGTGGTGGCACCGAGTGGCGGGCCGAGATCGCCGTCGACGGTCCGGGCCGGCTCAGCTGGCGGGTCACCGACGGCCCGGTGCCGCAGCAGGGTCACGTGGACCTGACCCCCGCGCCGCAGGACCGGGGCACCGAGATTCGGGCCGAGCTGCGCTACCGCGCCGGCGGCCCGCTGGGCCGGCTGCTGGGCCTGGCCCGGGGCGACGAACCCGACCTGGCGCTGCGCGACGCGCTGCGGCGGATCAAGTCGCTGATCGAGGCCGGCCAGGTGATCGACACCCGGCACGACCCCTCCGGGCGCAGCGCCGCGCAGGAGGCGGCGACCGACCAGGTCCGCGAGCGGCTGACGACGGGAGGACGGGCGTGA
- a CDS encoding DUF3618 domain-containing protein yields the protein MSTDPDQIRREIEATRSSLSSDVDALAYKVSPGRIVDDRKQRVRSALQNVREKVMGSASDLGHSTGHAAHSVGDRTSSAASTVSDKAHSAASTVGDKAHSAASTVGDAAQRAPQVIRQKSEGNPVAAGLIAFGVGMLVSSLIPATRREQELAAQVKEKATEHSGVVKEKLGEVASEVKEELREPAQRATESVKSTAQDAVHAVKDDSRSAAQDVKDQAQQSREQVRY from the coding sequence ATGAGCACCGATCCCGACCAGATCCGCCGGGAGATCGAGGCGACCCGCAGCAGCCTGAGCTCCGACGTGGACGCGCTGGCGTACAAGGTCAGCCCGGGCCGCATCGTCGACGACCGTAAGCAGCGGGTACGCAGCGCGCTGCAGAATGTGAGGGAAAAGGTTATGGGTAGCGCATCCGACCTCGGCCACAGCACCGGCCACGCCGCCCACTCGGTCGGCGACCGTACCTCCTCGGCGGCCTCCACCGTCAGCGACAAGGCCCACTCCGCCGCCTCGACCGTCGGCGACAAGGCCCACTCGGCCGCCTCGACGGTCGGTGACGCCGCGCAGCGGGCGCCGCAGGTGATCCGGCAGAAGTCCGAGGGCAACCCGGTGGCCGCCGGCCTGATCGCCTTCGGCGTCGGCATGCTGGTGTCCTCGCTGATCCCGGCCACCCGCCGGGAGCAGGAGCTGGCCGCCCAGGTCAAGGAGAAGGCCACCGAGCACAGCGGGGTGGTGAAGGAGAAGCTGGGCGAGGTCGCCAGCGAGGTCAAGGAGGAACTGCGCGAGCCCGCGCAGCGGGCCACCGAGTCGGTGAAGTCCACCGCCCAGGACGCCGTCCACGCCGTCAAGGACGACAGCAGGTCGGCCGCCCAGGACGTCAAGGACCAGGCGCAGCAGTCCCGCGAACAGGTGCGGTACTGA
- a CDS encoding class I SAM-dependent DNA methyltransferase, whose product MPFDASEYGRHIPADVYDLAFAHLCPDAAVDRLAALADGGPVCEFGIGTGRLALPLRDRGLTVAGIEGSAEMAARLRAKPGGERIEVSIGDFTRTRVPGQFALVLLAFNTIFALPDQDAQVACFRNAAAHLRPGGRFVVEAWVPDPGAFRGGTALRPVHVAQDAVLLEAARLHPAEQRMITTKIRLGNDGVRLLPANHRYAWPAELDLMARLAGMSREHRWVDWSGGPFTDDSREHVSVYRCPESA is encoded by the coding sequence TTGCCCTTCGACGCGAGCGAGTACGGCCGGCACATTCCCGCGGACGTCTACGACCTGGCGTTCGCCCACCTCTGTCCCGACGCGGCCGTGGACCGCCTGGCGGCGCTCGCCGACGGCGGCCCGGTCTGCGAGTTCGGCATCGGCACCGGCCGGCTGGCCCTGCCGCTGCGCGACCGGGGGCTCACCGTCGCCGGCATCGAGGGGTCGGCGGAGATGGCGGCCCGGCTGCGGGCCAAGCCGGGCGGCGAGCGGATCGAGGTGTCCATCGGCGACTTCACCCGTACCCGGGTTCCCGGCCAGTTCGCCCTGGTGCTGCTCGCGTTCAACACGATCTTCGCGCTGCCCGACCAGGACGCCCAGGTCGCCTGCTTCCGCAACGCCGCCGCGCACCTGCGGCCCGGCGGCCGGTTCGTGGTGGAGGCGTGGGTGCCCGACCCGGGCGCGTTCCGGGGCGGCACGGCGCTGCGCCCGGTGCACGTCGCGCAGGACGCGGTGCTGCTGGAGGCGGCCCGGTTGCACCCGGCCGAGCAGCGGATGATCACCACCAAGATCCGACTCGGCAACGACGGGGTGCGGCTGTTGCCCGCCAACCACCGCTACGCCTGGCCGGCCGAGCTCGACCTGATGGCCCGACTGGCGGGGATGAGCCGGGAACACCGGTGGGTCGACTGGTCCGGCGGCCCGTTCACCGACGACAGCCGGGAGCACGTGTCCGTGTACCGGTGCCCGGAGTCGGCGTGA